The following is a genomic window from Calliphora vicina chromosome 5, idCalVici1.1, whole genome shotgun sequence.
TCGTAAGTTTTTCATTATGATCACAGTCAATATGCTGCAGGGTTTTTTCCTTATCACAGCCAATTTACAATTTATGTTCATATTATGTCAAATGAGTCTTCATTTTTCTTATATTAACCATTGCTTGCAAGTTTTGCAGCATCAAAAAATTCCCTTAAAGAATTTGCTCAATTATTATTTGATATTGTATGAAATGCACATGGAATGCTTGCAAATCTCTAGACTCTTCTTCGGGGCCAGTAATGCGGTCACTTTCTTTATGTTGCTGAAAATTTTCACCACCAACGTAACAATGTTGTATCATGCGGTCTTAATTATAATGAGCAATATACATTCTACCAACACCAGCAGTTTTGTGGGTGTAATGTGTATCGTGAATTTCTATTGGGACAGTTTGTTGGTGACTGCAGCCATTGATTATGCATTGGCTGCCTGCAATCGGTCGATGGATATAATACAAGAGACTTGGTTTGAAGATAGTGGGGGAGAGGATCATGAGATGACGTTTAGGAAATTAACGCAAGTGGTAAGTGTTGTTAGAAATGAGAACTTAAATGATTTATgggtataaataaacaaaaaaccggCGAACTGATAATAACAGGATAGTTGTAACCCTAATTGAAGAGATTGGCCCTGTCTGTCCATCTGCTCGTAAGTCGGTTTAAATCTACTTTTAAAACGCCTCACCCAAAAACTTAACGATCTTTGAAGTAAAGCAAATTGATCTacgtaaaatttaaatacataaataccagcgattgaaactaaaattgaactacataaagaccaacGAAAAACTCTACCAACTTaaggacctatgattgaagctaaaacttaaCTACTTCATAAAGACTTTTGACTGAAGCCAAAATTGAGTTACATAATGagcaacgattgaagctcaaactACATAAAAACCAATTATTGAAGCTATattcctacgattgaagctaagattgAAGTGTTAAAAGACTTTTGATTTAACCTAAAATAGAGCTACCTAAAGACCAACAATTagagctaaaattaaactacatAAAGAACAATTGAATCCAAACTTGAACTAATTAAATACATttgattcaagctaaaattgaactacctaaaggccttcgattgaagctaaactcgaaatacataaagacctacgattaagtctaaaattcagcaaaataaAGAccctcgattgaagctaaaatttaacacgATTTAGGCCTTCGATTGACGCTAAAATgcaacaacataaagacctacgattgaatcttaaattgaacaacataaagaccttcttttgaagctaaaatttaacaatatacagacctacgattaatgctaaaattcaaccaacgattgaagctcaaattgaacAAAATAAGGACCTACAATTGAGTCTTCAACCATATAAAGACCTTCGTTTAGAGCCAAAATTGAACagcataaagacctacgattaaagctaaaatttaaaaatataaattccttcGAATGAAGATAAAATTCAACAACATAAAGCCCTGCGACTGAAGCTAATATTGAACAATATAAACACCTACGATCACAGCTAAAATTGAACGACATAAAGAAAtacgtttgaagctaaaattaaacaatataaagacctacgattgaagctaaaattgaacaatataaagacctatggttgaagataaaatttatcaatataaaGAGCTAGAATTTAACAACAGAAGGACCTACAATTGAGTCTACAATTGAgcaacataaagaccttcgtttgaagctaaaattcaacaacataaagacctacgattgaagctaaaattgaacaacataaagacattcgtttgaagctaaaattgaacaacataaatacttacgattgaagctaaaaattaacaacataaagacctttgCTTGAGTCTAAAAttcaacaacataaagacctacgattgaagctaaaattgaacaacataaagacctacgattaaagctaaaattaaacaatatgaagaccttcgattgaagctaaaattggacaacataaagacctacgattaaagctaaaattaaacaacataaagacctacgattaaagctaaaattaaacaatatgaaGACCTTCGATTGAGTCTGAAAttcaacaacataaagacctacgattgaagctagaattgaacaacataaagaccttcgtttgaagctaaaattcaataacaaaaagacctactattgagtctaaaatttaacaatataaatacctacgattgaagatcaAATTGAACAACATATGGACCTACGATTAAGTCTATAATTGAGTAATATAAAGACTTTcggttgaagctaaaattggtcaACATAAAgtccttcgattgaagctaaaattcaacaaCATGAAGACAATATaaagtcctacgattgaagctaaaattgaacaacataatgaccttcgattgaatctaaaattcaacaccataaagacctacgtttgaagctaaaattcaacaacagaaagaccaacgattgaagctaaaattcaacaacataaagtccttcgattgaagctaaaattcaacaacataaagacctacgattgaagctaaaattcaacaatataCAGACCTATGACCCAAGCTAAAATTCTACAACATAAAgtccttcgattgaagctaaaattcaacaacataaatacctacgattgaagctaaaattgaagaacataaagaccttcgtttgaagctaaaattcaacaacataaagaccttagtttgaagctaaaatacagcaatataaaaacctacgattgagtctaaaattcaacaacataaatacctacgattgaagatcaaattgaacaacataaggacctacgattaaGTCTATAATTGAGTaatataaagaccttcgattgaagctaaaattggtcaACATAAAgtccttcgattgaagctaaaattcagcaacataaagacctacgatttaagctaaaattcaacaacataaagacctacgattgaagctaaaattcaacaacataaagacctacgattgaagccaaaattcaacaacataaggacctacgattgaagctaaaattcaacaacataaagaccgacgattgaagctaaaattgagcaacataaagtccttcgattgaagctaaaattcaacaacataaagacctacgattgaagctaaaattcaacaatataCAGACCTATGACCCAAGCTAAAATTCAACAACATAAAGTCCttcgattgaagataaaattgagcaacataaagtccttcgattgaagctaaaattgaacaatataaagacctacgattgcagctataatttaacaacataatgacctatgattgaagctaaaattcaacaaCACGATTGAGTCTAAAATTGAGCAACATAAAgatcttcgattgaagctaaaatttatcaacataaagaccttcaactgaagctcaaattgaacaatataaggacctacgattgaagctaaaattgaacaacataacgacctacgattgaagctaaaattcagcaacatgaagacctacgattgagtcTAAAATTGAGGAACACAAAGATGATCGCTTGAGCTAGATTGATAAAAAATTGAgcaaccacgattgaagcttatttTCAACAACATGAGGCcctacgtttgaagctaaaattgaattacTTATAGACATTTGATTCAAGCTAAAACTAAACTACATAAAGCCcaactattgaagctaaaatttaactacacaAAGACCTTTAAATTGTACATTTCTTAGACATAACTCCACTGTGTACTGTttatacaccaccatagtggggagggtataatgcgtttgtgcagatgtttgtaacgcccaaaaatattagtctaacacccaccttaaagtataccggccgacttagaatcactttctgagtcgattaaacgatgtccgtccgtccgtctggtcggctggctgtccatgtaaaccttgtgcgcagagtacaggtagcaattttgaagatatttcgatgaaatttggaaaCTGTCTGAAATTGatacattatttcacctagcccccatacaaatgtccttccgaaattggactttatcggtcataaatgtttaatttataaatgtatctccacaaattgcgctccaaatatgttttatatatacaaaatttatgtcaccaaattttgttacgatcggtccataattagtcatagctcccatatagacccgcttccgaaaatcactttaacgtgcataaatcgcttaaaaatgttggtatatacactaaattcaatatagtaaactttcatacagacataaatcacacgacctaatttcatggtaatcggtccataattggtcatagcccccatataaggcccacttccgaaaatcactcaaaaatataaattattgaaattttaaaagaaaaatgtttttgctcttttacttagtgtagggtattatatggtcgggcttgacctatcatactttcttacttgtttttatatgccTTTTCcaaatgtaattaattaaaacaacttTTCACAAGTCATTAAAGCAATTACACATATTGTTTAAATGGAATAGATAAACATCTTTAATACACTATCAATTAGCTGAAAGAAAATGAATTGTGTCTATCACCAGCAGACCTTTCTAAAACACTTTGTAATTTTCAAGTTGTTAGTATTAAAATAACCTTACAAAATGTCTTTACGTTTACAAAAACTTGTTTATAAATTCATTGTTAAAACTACATATTATTATTCCCTAATATTGGGCATAACACCGGGGTTGTATAATTGGTCtacaaataactttaaaattaccaaattatatttaatctaCAGTGCTTTAATACAGCTAATATTTCTGGCCATTACTCCCCTAACATCGCCTTATGTGCAACAGGAAAATAATTTCATGGAGAACAAACCCATTTTGCAATGGACCTATTTGGTGGGTAAGGTGGCCAGGATATTAACAATTGTGGTTATAAGTGGCAAAATGTGGCTGGCCAGgcaaagtttaattaaaatctgtgtaaaatataaacaatttttgctgAAATATGATGTATTTTTAAATCACTTGCGCTGCAATATAATTAACGATTTGGAAAAGGAGGAAAAGCGCGTACAGCAATTgctaatttataaatttgtgtcTTTGCATATCAATGCTCTGACCATACACACAATGTTTATACAGATGCAGGAGGAACCGGGTCAGGCCTATTTTATTATGGTTTCTCTTAATCTAATGCAAACTTTTTACTTGCTGGTGGCTAATTTACAATTTATGCTGATTTTAAGTGAAATTCGTTTAAGCTTCTTTTACATTAATAAATCGCTGGAAGTTATGCCCAGCAGAGGATTTCCCGGCCATGTTATgttgaaatattatttgatattttatgaaatgtACATGGAGTGTTATGAGTTGTCTAGTCTCTGCTTTCAAGCTTGTAATGCTGTCACTTTTTTTATGCTAATCAAAATGTTCACCACTAATATTGTGATTTTATATCATGCCGTTCTGGTGATTATGAGCAGCATTCGTTCTGATAATGTGGTGAATTTGGTTGGTACTTTGTGCATTGTGAATTTCTATTGGGATAGTTTTTTGGTAACAATGGCCGTGGATAATGCTTTGACATCGTGCAATCGAACAATGGAGATACTAAGGGCCTCTTGGATTACGTTGGAAGATGTGAGAGATTTAAAGATGTACAAGAAACTAACACAACTGGTAAGGAGTGTAGTTTATGTGATATACTATTAAGAAAGaacttaagaacatttataaacatttttatgaaaacaagtGAAAGTAATATAGCCGAACATATACCTTGAACCTTGGTGtacttcaaaagaaaaaaataacttaaataagcttcaatcatagatctttatTTAGCCATATTCCAGCTTCGATTGAAGATATTTATGTAATCGTattctagcttcaatcctaggaaTTTATGCAGtacaatttgagcttcaatttattattatcattttatAGTCCAATTCTAACTCCAATCATTGGTaattatgttgaaaatttttagcTTGAATCGTATCTCTTTATGTTTATGTAACTCTTTATGTGATGTGTTCGTGATCACTTCCGATATCAGCTTCTCGGTCTGGTTGCTTGAGTTGCCTATCGGTGATGTCCATGTATATTTTTGCTGGAAAATGTAGCCAGCAATGACGATTTGAAATGTCTCGCACAATTCTATTAGCAACCCACCGTTGTTGTTTCTAACACCACAacccacagagggatggcttcatagaTTTTTGTGCAACAATTATAAGGAGTTGACGTAGatcattgaaatttggcaccgagaattatatggactaaattaagaaataaatgaaattttatcaaaattgcccacgcccaacgcccaacgcccactttccatacaatccaaatcgattttgtcgcataaaattatttatatccaAGCataagtctagaaatttggcacatacattttctaaaacaaaaagaGAACGCATAccgaatttcaataaaatcggtcacgcccaccgcccacgaaacccatacataaatatgatttttttgatatttcttttACTATTCCATTACTTGATTCAGTTTCGTTAATCAAGTATTTGTTCAGATAAGTAGGTGACAGTAGGTGCTTTAATTGGTTCTAGGATGACGGGGCTGTCTCTATCGTTGACTGGAAACAACGCCCTCAGACTGTGAGCCTTTACCTTGCTCGTCGTCCTACTTCTCTTCTCTTATACCAAAAGGAGGTGTGGTGCTATCTGCCGTTTCCTATGATGTTcgttattgatgttgttttctGCGGGGTGAAAGAGATGTGAGGGGTCAGAGGGATTGAAGCCTCATaacttttaaaacttaaaaaaaataatgaaaattttgttgtcTTTGTCGGTATTCGAGTCTGGGATGCTCGGGTTTGTAGTCCAACACACTGCAGTTCTCTACcacaatcgaaggtctttagtAAACTCAATTTTAGGTTCAAATAAATGTCTGAATGCAGTTCAAGTCAAGCTCCTTTCAGAAGtcttttttaagttaaatttatcTTCAGAATTATCTCCACTTGAAGGTCTTTATTAAGTTCAAATTTGGCTTTAATTAAAGGTTTTCGATTTAGATCTAATCCTAGGTCTTTATGCAGTtcatttttagctttaattgaAGGTCTCTATGCAGTGAAAGTCTAGCTCCACTAGGAGGTCTTTATTAAAGCTTTAATAGTTAAATAGTCTTTacgtagttaaattttagctccaatcgtaggtctttgtgTAGCTCAATTTCAACTTCAACCCTAGGTTATTATTAGTTCAATTTCAACTCCACTCGTACGACTTTATTAAGTTCAATTTAAGGTTCAATTGTTGGTctttgaagttaaaatttaggTCCACTCGTAAGACTTAATGTAGTTGAAATTTAGCTCCACTCAAAAGTcagtttttaaatactttttaagctAAATTTAATCATTAATTGAATGGCTTAATATAGATCGATGTTAGGTCCAAtcgtttgtatttatttattttaatttcagtttcaattataggtctttatgttATTGAATTccagcttcaatcgcaggtttTTATGTAGTAAAATTCGAGCAACAATCGCAGGTTTTTATATAGTCAAATTGTGGCTCCAATCGTAGGTGATTATGTAGAGAATTTCTAGCTTCCATCGCAGGTTTTTATATAGTCAAATtgtggcttcaatcgtaggcctttatgTAGAGAAATTCTAGCTCCATCGCAGGTCTTTATTAAGTCAAATTCTAGCTTCTATAATAGGTATTTATTGAGTCAAATTCTAGTTTCCATCGCAGGTCTTTATTACGTCAGTTTGTGGCTTCTATCATAGGCCTATATGTAGAGAAATTCTAGCTTCCATAGCTAGTCTTTATTAAGTGAAATTCtagcctcaatcgtaggtctttatgaagtaaaattcgagcttcaatcgtaggtttgtATGCAGGTAAATTCTAGCTTCCATtgaaggtctttatgtagtcacaTTGTGGCTTCATTCGGAGGCCTTTATGTAGAGAAATTCTAGTCTCCAACGTAGGTATTTATTAAGTCAAATTCTAGCTCCAACGTATTTCTTTATTAAGACAAATTGTAGCTTCCATCGCAGGTCTTTATTAAGTcaaattctagcttcagtcataggtctttatgtagataAATTCTAGCTTCCATCGCAAGACTCTATGTAGTCAAATTGTGGCgtc
Proteins encoded in this region:
- the LOC135959961 gene encoding putative gustatory receptor 58a, coding for MSLRLQKLVYKFIVKTTYYYSLILGITPGLYNWSTNNFKITKLYLIYSALIQLIFLAITPLTSPYVQQENNFMENKPILQWTYLVGKVARILTIVVISGKMWLARQSLIKICVKYKQFLLKYDVFLNHLRCNIINDLEKEEKRVQQLLIYKFVSLHINALTIHTMFIQMQEEPGQAYFIMVSLNLMQTFYLLVANLQFMLILSEIRLSFFYINKSLEVMPSRGFPGHVMLKYYLIFYEMYMECYELSSLCFQACNAVTFFMLIKMFTTNIVILYHAVLVIMSSIRSDNVVNLVGTLCIVNFYWDSFLVTMAVDNALTSCNRTMEILRASWITLEDVRDLKMYKKLTQLLNQFSDYLACNKLQFCIYGLVNFDKASSFQYFVAALLHLIILVQFDLKNRLQVENQTL
- the LOC135959959 gene encoding putative gustatory receptor 58b, whose amino-acid sequence is MSLRLSEILYNFIIKLIYFYSLILGVVPGTFDWQTYRFKVSKFYLVYSALIQFGFLAIIPITSSFVHDKNNYMHNKPVLQWAYMVAKLAMVSTVVIISVKIWKKRQRFVAVCDVYKRFVFKYSDFSKHFHCYITEDLKQQDQRLKRFMIYKFISLHVHTLAITSMYVQMQEDPDRKFFIMITVNMLQGFFLITANLQFMFILCQMSLHFSYINHCLQVLQHQKIPLKNLLNYYLILYEMHMECLQISRLFFGASNAVTFFMLLKIFTTNVTMLYHAVLIIMSNIHSTNTSSFVGVMCIVNFYWDSLLVTAAIDYALAACNRSMDIIQETWFEDSGGEDHEMTFRKLTQVVSVVRNENLNDLWV